The Citrifermentans bemidjiense Bem genome window below encodes:
- the elbB gene encoding isoprenoid biosynthesis glyoxalase ElbB translates to MKRIGVVLSGCGVRDGSEIHEAVLALLAIDRSGAKAVCLAPDIDCDEVNHLTMQETGAKRKVLVESARIARGEVSDVKNAKASDLDAVVFPGGFGAAKNLCNFGQKGADGMVQPDVLRLVREMSAAKKPICAICIAPSVVALALGKELSPRLTIGNDPGTAGAISATGSKHVDCPADEIVVDRENLIVSTPAYMLAGSISEAARGIEKAVQATLELIK, encoded by the coding sequence ATGAAAAGGATAGGCGTGGTACTTTCCGGCTGCGGAGTGCGTGACGGCAGCGAGATACACGAGGCGGTGCTGGCACTTTTGGCGATTGACAGAAGCGGCGCCAAGGCCGTCTGCCTCGCACCCGATATCGACTGCGACGAAGTGAACCACCTGACCATGCAGGAAACCGGCGCCAAGAGGAAGGTCCTGGTGGAGTCGGCCCGCATCGCCCGCGGCGAGGTGAGCGACGTTAAGAATGCCAAGGCATCCGACCTCGACGCCGTCGTTTTCCCCGGCGGCTTCGGCGCCGCCAAGAACCTGTGCAACTTCGGCCAAAAGGGGGCCGACGGGATGGTGCAACCCGACGTGCTCAGGCTGGTAAGGGAGATGTCGGCGGCGAAGAAGCCGATCTGCGCCATCTGCATCGCACCTTCGGTAGTGGCGCTGGCGCTGGGGAAGGAGCTCTCCCCCCGGCTCACCATAGGTAACGACCCTGGCACCGCCGGGGCGATTTCCGCCACCGGCAGCAAGCACGTCGACTGCCCCGCAGACGAGATCGTAGTGGACCGGGAAAACCTGATCGTGTCGACCCCGGCCTACATGCTGGCCGGCAGCATATCCGAGGCCGCCAGGGGGATCGAGAAGGCGGTGCAGGCGACCCTGGAACTGATAAAGTAG
- a CDS encoding acyl carrier protein, with product MVDFTETVRSFIEKEMMTQAHKGTLSPSDSLIDKGIVDSLGVQRLIAYLEQEFDLQIADTEIVPENFETIGSVVNFINYKLTAKG from the coding sequence ATGGTCGACTTCACCGAAACAGTCAGAAGCTTCATAGAAAAGGAAATGATGACCCAGGCACACAAAGGAACGCTCTCTCCCTCCGACTCCCTGATAGACAAAGGGATCGTCGATTCGCTGGGGGTCCAGCGGCTGATAGCTTACCTGGAGCAGGAATTCGACTTGCAGATTGCCGACACCGAGATCGTTCCGGAGAACTTCGAAACCATCGGATCTGTGGTCAACTTCATCAATTACAAGCTGACTGCCAAGGGGTGA
- a CDS encoding porin family protein has translation MRKLFMLSAGALLLATTLTANAGAEELRGRLALTGKIGVINPAKSELDTPQGTMVVSTDAGLTGGLGLMFGVDENVAVELEVSRASFHTSNFGTAQITDVSVGAQYRFPERQRLVPYLGAGMDVLVNDLSNRYTNTTVGAHLSAGVDCILNRQASLMLEAKGIESFSANVDTPSGQHGEFDPTNLSVTVGARFFFN, from the coding sequence ATGCGTAAATTGTTCATGCTCTCAGCCGGCGCACTGCTGCTGGCGACCACGCTCACTGCAAATGCCGGAGCGGAAGAGCTCAGAGGAAGGCTGGCGCTCACCGGCAAGATCGGCGTCATCAACCCGGCCAAAAGCGAGTTGGACACGCCGCAGGGAACCATGGTGGTCTCCACCGATGCAGGTTTGACTGGCGGGCTCGGTCTCATGTTCGGGGTGGATGAGAACGTCGCGGTGGAGCTCGAGGTATCCCGGGCCTCCTTCCACACCTCCAACTTCGGCACCGCCCAGATCACGGACGTTTCCGTCGGCGCGCAGTACCGCTTCCCGGAAAGGCAACGCCTGGTCCCCTACCTCGGGGCCGGCATGGACGTCCTGGTCAACGACCTGAGCAACAGGTACACCAACACCACCGTCGGCGCGCATCTAAGCGCAGGGGTGGACTGCATCTTGAACCGCCAGGCGTCGCTCATGCTGGAAGCCAAGGGGATCGAGTCCTTCAGCGCCAACGTCGATACGCCCAGCGGCCAGCACGGCGAATTCGACCCCACCAACCTCTCAGTCACGGTCGGCGCCAGGTTCTTCTTCAACTAG
- a CDS encoding agmatinase family protein, whose product MNSKDIPMVPNRKASLPTVYGDTPSFLGVPVLDYRKPAAGYDVMIAGVPWEGTVTWGSFTGCELAPRSIRHASARYGGFLPEYEIDLFDHLTLGDIGDIPVHPNDPAETMRNVHAAMQRVYRNQSIPFVLGGDHSFTPEIIRALADGEEGKIGVIHLDAHLDNAKSFGSDQFARCGPIHRISQIPQVRKESIVHLGIRGPRNSPTQYEYAQSMGARVITTREVRERGMSAVTEEAIRIAHHETRHVFVTICSDCIDAGYNPGGPADFNGLLPSELLPALHQIGASGISGLDYVEVYPGQDPQGYSSHLAAWAMIYALSGMAQRKRDRPGPDR is encoded by the coding sequence ATGAACAGCAAAGACATCCCCATGGTTCCCAACAGGAAGGCCTCGCTCCCTACCGTGTACGGCGACACTCCCTCCTTTCTCGGCGTACCCGTTCTCGACTACAGGAAACCGGCAGCAGGCTACGACGTGATGATCGCCGGGGTCCCATGGGAAGGGACCGTCACCTGGGGCTCCTTCACAGGGTGCGAGCTAGCGCCCAGGAGCATCCGCCACGCCTCGGCGCGTTACGGTGGATTCCTCCCCGAGTACGAGATCGACCTGTTCGACCACCTGACGCTCGGCGACATCGGGGACATTCCGGTACACCCCAACGACCCCGCCGAGACCATGCGCAACGTGCACGCTGCCATGCAGCGGGTCTACCGCAACCAGAGCATCCCCTTCGTGCTGGGAGGCGACCACTCCTTCACCCCGGAGATCATCAGGGCGCTCGCGGACGGAGAAGAGGGCAAAATCGGCGTCATCCACCTGGACGCACACTTGGACAACGCCAAGTCCTTCGGCAGCGACCAGTTCGCCCGTTGCGGCCCGATCCACAGGATTTCCCAAATCCCGCAGGTCCGCAAAGAGAGCATCGTGCATCTGGGCATCCGCGGCCCGCGGAACTCACCTACCCAGTATGAGTACGCCCAAAGCATGGGGGCGCGCGTCATCACCACCAGGGAAGTCAGGGAAAGGGGGATGAGCGCCGTCACCGAGGAAGCGATACGGATCGCGCACCACGAGACGAGGCACGTCTTCGTCACCATCTGCAGCGACTGCATCGATGCCGGTTACAACCCGGGAGGTCCCGCCGATTTCAACGGGCTGCTCCCCAGCGAACTGCTGCCGGCGCTGCACCAAATCGGAGCCTCGGGGATCAGCGGCCTCGATTACGTCGAGGTCTATCCCGGCCAGGACCCGCAGGGATATTCGTCGCACCTGGCCGCCTGGGCGATGATCTACGCGCTTTCGGGGATGGCGCAGCGCAAGCGCGACCGGCCGGGACCGGACCGGTAA
- a CDS encoding amino acid adenylation domain-containing protein, with protein sequence MYLLQRLLTRSATSFPDKTAVSFRNEELSYAELEAASNQLSAALKAHGVQRGDRVGILMNKSLESIVSVFGILKAGAIYVPLDPGAPASRQASIIRHCGIEIVLAAPQLLEQLLAEAGEAPPLRAAIVTGSPAVTLPHPAGSMSCSGWDEILGESCECPADDGLCGAAPAYILHTSGSTGSPKGVVISHLNALTFVEMAVRFFEISPQDRLANHAPLHFDLSIFDIFCAARSAATMVLIPDALSAFPVRLADFMQSEGVTVWNSVASLLTKLADQGALDRLTLDRLRLVHFSGDLMPVKYLKILKQCMPAAVFYNIYGQTEANSSLYFRVPDVVEEAAWKIPIGTPFPNFEVFAIDEVGNVVTGAGEEGELHVLSSTVALGYWNDCGRTQAQFTPDPRNPSAHARVYKTGDMARLDAAGNFVFAGRKDHMVKSKGFRVELGEIEIVLNSHPDIRQAVAVAIPDDLAGSRIVAYVCLREGVELEPQTLVVHCSDHLPKYMVPEQIRYLPSLPVTSNSKIDRKALVQAFLDGPAEP encoded by the coding sequence ATGTACCTACTGCAACGATTACTCACCCGAAGCGCCACCTCCTTCCCCGACAAAACCGCGGTCTCCTTCCGCAACGAGGAGCTCTCCTACGCCGAGCTCGAGGCGGCGAGCAACCAGCTAAGCGCAGCCCTGAAGGCGCACGGCGTGCAAAGAGGAGACAGGGTCGGAATCCTCATGAACAAATCGCTTGAATCCATCGTCTCCGTCTTTGGCATCCTGAAGGCGGGCGCGATCTACGTCCCACTGGACCCAGGGGCGCCGGCTAGCAGGCAGGCCTCCATCATCAGGCACTGCGGCATCGAGATCGTCCTCGCCGCGCCGCAACTGCTGGAGCAACTCCTGGCCGAGGCAGGGGAGGCCCCGCCGCTGCGCGCAGCCATCGTCACCGGCTCCCCGGCGGTGACACTCCCCCACCCGGCCGGCAGCATGAGCTGCAGCGGCTGGGACGAGATCCTAGGCGAGAGCTGCGAGTGCCCTGCGGACGACGGGCTTTGCGGCGCTGCTCCCGCCTATATCCTGCACACCTCAGGCTCCACAGGCTCACCCAAGGGGGTGGTGATCTCCCACCTGAACGCCCTCACCTTCGTTGAGATGGCTGTCCGCTTCTTCGAGATATCGCCGCAGGACCGTCTGGCCAATCACGCGCCGCTGCATTTCGACCTCTCCATCTTCGACATTTTCTGCGCCGCCAGAAGCGCTGCAACGATGGTGCTGATTCCCGATGCGCTCTCGGCCTTCCCGGTGCGCCTGGCGGATTTCATGCAGAGCGAGGGAGTCACGGTGTGGAACTCGGTGGCGTCGCTCCTTACCAAGCTCGCGGACCAGGGGGCGCTGGACCGGCTCACCCTGGACAGGCTGCGCCTGGTCCACTTCTCCGGGGACCTGATGCCGGTCAAATACCTGAAGATCCTGAAGCAGTGCATGCCGGCTGCAGTCTTTTACAACATCTACGGCCAGACCGAGGCCAACTCCTCCCTCTATTTCAGGGTCCCGGATGTCGTGGAGGAAGCGGCCTGGAAGATCCCGATCGGGACCCCCTTCCCCAATTTCGAGGTGTTCGCTATCGACGAGGTGGGGAACGTGGTGACCGGCGCGGGAGAGGAGGGTGAGCTGCACGTTCTCAGCTCCACCGTGGCCTTGGGCTACTGGAACGACTGCGGCAGAACTCAGGCGCAGTTCACCCCGGATCCGCGCAACCCCTCCGCCCACGCCAGGGTGTACAAGACCGGGGACATGGCGCGCCTGGACGCCGCCGGCAACTTCGTCTTCGCCGGCCGCAAGGACCATATGGTGAAGAGCAAGGGGTTCCGGGTGGAGTTGGGCGAGATCGAAATCGTACTGAACAGCCACCCCGACATCCGGCAGGCGGTTGCGGTGGCCATCCCCGACGACCTCGCCGGAAGCAGGATCGTCGCTTACGTATGCCTGCGCGAAGGGGTCGAACTCGAGCCCCAAACACTGGTCGTTCATTGCAGCGACCATCTCCCGAAATACATGGTGCCGGAGCAGATCAGGTACCTCCCCTCCCTGCCGGTGACCTCCAACAGCAAGATAGACCGCAAGGCCTTGGTGCAGGCGTTTCTCGACGGGCCTGCTGAACCATAA
- a CDS encoding acyl-CoA dehydrogenase family protein, with product MEAIFNEEQRNFKQMAIEFARRELNQGAKERERKGEFSQRGWEKCAEFGIPGITMPEKYGGLGLDTMTSIATMEGLGYACLDSGLLFSLNSHVWTCESPINRFGSEEQKKRYLPGLIAGSLRGGHAMTEPDAGSDAFSMRCRAEKRGDRYILNGSKTFITNAPIADLLLVFAVTCKEKGFAGVSAFIVERGFPGFSTGQPLETMGLRTCPLGEVFLEECEVPEENRLGQEGSGAAIFNSEMEWERSCLFAAHLGAMDKILEDCVAYAKERQQFGKAIGKCQSISHKISDMKVRIELSRLMLHQVATLKGQGKRAPLESAMAKLFISESYVQNCTDALQIHGAYGYSAEYDFERNLRDAIAGKIYSGTSEIQRNIIATFLGL from the coding sequence ATGGAAGCGATCTTCAACGAGGAGCAGAGGAACTTCAAGCAGATGGCGATCGAGTTCGCCCGGCGCGAACTGAACCAGGGCGCCAAGGAACGCGAGAGAAAAGGCGAGTTCTCCCAGCGCGGTTGGGAAAAATGCGCCGAGTTCGGCATCCCGGGCATCACCATGCCCGAGAAGTACGGAGGGCTCGGGCTCGACACCATGACCTCCATCGCCACCATGGAGGGGCTCGGCTACGCCTGCCTCGACAGCGGCCTGCTTTTCTCCCTGAACTCCCATGTCTGGACCTGCGAGTCCCCCATCAACCGTTTCGGCAGCGAGGAGCAAAAAAAGCGCTATCTCCCCGGGCTCATCGCCGGCAGCCTCCGAGGCGGGCACGCCATGACGGAGCCCGATGCCGGCTCCGACGCCTTCAGCATGAGGTGCCGGGCGGAAAAGCGGGGGGACAGGTACATCCTGAACGGCTCCAAGACCTTCATCACCAACGCCCCCATCGCCGACCTGTTGCTGGTGTTCGCTGTGACCTGCAAGGAAAAGGGGTTCGCCGGGGTTTCCGCCTTCATCGTGGAAAGAGGGTTTCCCGGGTTTTCCACGGGGCAACCGCTGGAAACCATGGGCCTTAGGACCTGCCCTTTGGGCGAAGTGTTCCTGGAGGAGTGCGAGGTTCCCGAGGAGAACCGTCTGGGGCAGGAAGGAAGCGGCGCCGCGATCTTCAACTCCGAGATGGAATGGGAGCGGAGCTGCCTTTTCGCCGCGCACCTGGGGGCGATGGACAAGATCCTGGAGGATTGCGTGGCCTACGCCAAGGAGCGGCAGCAGTTCGGCAAGGCGATAGGCAAATGCCAGTCCATCTCGCACAAGATCTCCGACATGAAGGTCCGCATCGAACTCTCCCGGCTGATGCTGCACCAAGTGGCGACGCTCAAGGGACAGGGGAAACGGGCGCCGCTGGAATCGGCGATGGCGAAGCTCTTCATCAGCGAAAGCTACGTGCAAAACTGCACCGATGCGCTGCAAATCCATGGGGCCTACGGCTACAGCGCGGAGTACGACTTCGAGCGGAACCTCCGTGACGCCATCGCCGGGAAGATCTACTCCGGCACCTCCGAGATCCAGCGCAACATCATCGCCACCTTCCTGGGGCTCTAG
- a CDS encoding GNAT family N-acetyltransferase: MLQYCKMRLVQVLETVKHGSINSLLRETVYLNREAVPVEIELDNLRPVADFARPHDEEVVELTQELLQNRQLAYPLKSRHLKTLNYLKRGYRGYALVKGNKVFGDIWCADSKAGNDCYKHPDELWLGVRCAPKEVYTFDMFVDPANRGGNLAAALQNGALHLLKRHGYTKAYGFFWSDNVPALWVHRTLRWRELNRVRATRLLLSRKLYVTGDPAD, translated from the coding sequence ATGCTACAGTACTGCAAAATGCGCCTGGTCCAGGTGTTGGAGACGGTAAAACACGGCAGCATAAACAGCCTGCTTAGGGAGACCGTCTACCTGAACCGCGAGGCCGTGCCGGTGGAGATAGAGCTCGACAACCTGAGGCCGGTGGCGGATTTCGCCCGCCCCCATGACGAGGAGGTAGTCGAGCTGACACAGGAACTGCTGCAGAACCGGCAACTCGCCTATCCGCTCAAGAGCAGGCACCTGAAGACGCTCAACTACCTGAAGCGCGGTTACCGCGGGTATGCCCTCGTCAAGGGAAACAAGGTGTTCGGGGATATCTGGTGCGCCGACTCCAAGGCCGGCAACGACTGCTACAAGCACCCCGACGAGTTGTGGCTGGGGGTTAGGTGCGCCCCCAAGGAGGTCTACACCTTCGATATGTTTGTCGATCCGGCCAACCGCGGCGGAAACCTCGCCGCAGCACTGCAAAACGGCGCACTCCACCTTTTGAAGCGGCATGGGTACACCAAGGCATACGGTTTTTTCTGGTCCGACAACGTCCCGGCGCTGTGGGTGCACCGGACCCTGCGCTGGCGGGAATTGAACCGCGTGAGAGCTACCCGGCTGCTTTTATCCAGGAAACTGTACGTGACCGGCGACCCGGCAGACTGA
- a CDS encoding 4Fe-4S dicluster domain-containing protein: MNDNLQCEIPPVVDKLRCTGCGRCVAACSSRLITLEVDGFRKHARLSAPERCSCCLACIDACPVGALRCD; encoded by the coding sequence ATGAACGACAATTTGCAGTGTGAAATTCCACCCGTCGTAGACAAACTCCGCTGCACCGGCTGCGGCAGATGCGTCGCCGCCTGCAGCAGCCGTCTGATTACCCTGGAGGTGGACGGTTTTCGCAAGCATGCACGGTTAAGCGCCCCTGAGCGCTGCAGTTGCTGCCTTGCCTGCATCGATGCTTGCCCGGTAGGTGCTCTGAGGTGCGATTGA
- a CDS encoding radical SAM protein → MSRKSIEKRRALLAGESGGEHRNSGGRLSCCLVYPNRYHSAMSNLGFQAVQAMMNAHPEVICERAFLPERDELAELERTEGTLLSLEGQRPLSSFDLVAFSVSFESDYLNLPTIFRLSGMSPWAAERSALQPLVLAGGAALFLNPEPVAPFLDLVCIGEAEPILPDLLELLKDGRRSRAELLLQACRLPGVYVPSLYQPQYDAGRFRGVQPLPGAPARVRRVWEKELDRRQTVTEIHTDATEFSGMHLVELSRGCPRACRFCAAGFIYLPYRSRSLEGVREEVLKGVAQGRKVGLVAAAVSDYTGIGELCGEIVAAGGKFSVSSFRIDHLDAGMIEALKASGQKSVALAPEGGSQRLRDLVKKGIDEEQILAACDKLISHDILNLKLYFIIGLPTETEKDLEELVLLVTRIRERVLAAAKKNKRLGELQLSVNPFIPKPFTPFQWCGMEPVKSLESKWKYLQKALGKLSNLKLQMESPREAYQQALLSRGDRRLAQLLVLADRTGSWKQALREAGLDADAEVHRQVGLDEPLPWDFIDGGDCERLKREYRRAFEEGN, encoded by the coding sequence ATGTCACGCAAAAGCATTGAAAAAAGACGCGCCCTTCTCGCCGGCGAGAGCGGCGGCGAGCACAGAAACAGCGGCGGCAGGCTTTCCTGCTGCCTGGTCTACCCCAACCGCTACCACTCCGCCATGAGCAACCTGGGCTTCCAGGCCGTCCAGGCCATGATGAACGCGCACCCGGAGGTGATCTGCGAGCGCGCCTTCCTGCCGGAGCGCGACGAGCTGGCGGAACTGGAGCGGACCGAGGGGACGCTTCTCTCGCTGGAGGGGCAGCGCCCGCTCTCCTCGTTCGACCTCGTCGCCTTCTCCGTTTCCTTTGAAAGCGATTACCTGAACCTCCCCACCATCTTCCGGCTCTCGGGGATGAGCCCCTGGGCCGCCGAGCGTTCGGCGCTGCAACCGCTCGTTTTGGCTGGTGGGGCGGCGCTCTTTCTGAACCCCGAGCCGGTCGCCCCGTTCCTCGACCTGGTCTGCATCGGCGAAGCGGAACCGATCCTCCCGGATCTGCTGGAACTGCTGAAGGACGGCCGCCGCTCCCGCGCCGAACTCTTGTTGCAGGCCTGCCGTCTCCCCGGCGTCTACGTCCCGTCGCTGTACCAGCCGCAGTATGACGCCGGCCGCTTCAGAGGGGTGCAGCCGCTTCCTGGGGCGCCGGCCAGGGTGCGCCGCGTTTGGGAAAAGGAGCTCGATCGCAGGCAGACGGTGACCGAGATCCACACCGACGCCACCGAGTTCTCCGGAATGCATCTGGTCGAACTTTCCCGTGGCTGCCCTCGTGCCTGCCGCTTCTGCGCAGCCGGCTTCATCTACCTCCCCTACCGCAGCCGTTCGCTGGAAGGAGTAAGGGAGGAGGTGCTCAAAGGGGTGGCGCAGGGAAGAAAGGTGGGACTGGTCGCGGCCGCCGTCTCGGACTACACCGGCATCGGGGAATTGTGCGGAGAGATCGTCGCGGCCGGCGGGAAGTTCTCGGTCTCCTCCTTCCGCATCGACCACCTCGACGCCGGGATGATCGAGGCGCTCAAGGCCAGTGGGCAAAAGAGCGTGGCACTGGCGCCGGAGGGGGGAAGCCAAAGGCTGCGCGACCTGGTGAAAAAGGGGATCGACGAGGAGCAGATCCTGGCGGCTTGCGACAAGCTGATCAGCCACGACATCCTAAACCTGAAGCTCTATTTCATCATAGGCCTCCCCACCGAGACGGAAAAGGACCTGGAGGAACTGGTCCTGTTGGTGACCCGGATCAGGGAGCGGGTGCTGGCGGCGGCCAAAAAGAACAAGCGCCTGGGGGAGCTGCAGCTCTCGGTGAACCCGTTCATTCCCAAGCCTTTCACCCCCTTCCAGTGGTGCGGCATGGAGCCGGTCAAGTCGCTGGAATCGAAGTGGAAGTACCTGCAGAAGGCGCTGGGGAAGCTGTCCAACCTGAAGCTGCAAATGGAGAGCCCGCGGGAGGCATACCAGCAGGCGCTTTTGTCGCGGGGGGACCGCAGGCTTGCGCAACTGCTGGTCCTCGCGGACCGGACCGGGAGCTGGAAACAGGCGCTGCGTGAGGCCGGTTTAGATGCCGACGCCGAGGTTCACCGTCAAGTGGGGCTGGACGAGCCGCTGCCGTGGGATTTTATAGATGGCGGCGACTGCGAGAGGCTTAAGCGGGAATACCGCAGGGCTTTCGAGGAAGGGAATTAA